One Candidatus Leptovillus gracilis DNA segment encodes these proteins:
- a CDS encoding phosphotransferase, translating to MSHIRVVRSFVAGPALAELINQEYDLGGVAACKLFSKMLRTQDNDHYKVMVGDRKYVVRVYQLGDHLRRQESDYEYELDWLNFLREEGLPVSYPIRRRDGRFLGSLNAPEGQRYYALFSFAPGAPMKMDNEEQLFTLGAHMAKIHVVSNKYHSPYERQKMDLDFLVDRPIARIKRAWDNNQDQADDLDLLITSAEEARQEIVDIINNPEHTADGWGPIGGDFHSTNTFFTDDMSPTFFNFDLCGPGWRAYDIAAFLQNTDLINISESLTDAFFGGYYSQRPLSNNEHAAISPLLTIRRVWLIGTFARNDVPVGYSFIAPA from the coding sequence GTGTCACACATTCGCGTCGTTCGTTCATTTGTCGCCGGACCGGCCCTGGCCGAACTCATTAACCAGGAATACGACTTAGGTGGCGTGGCCGCCTGTAAACTGTTCAGCAAAATGCTGCGTACCCAGGACAACGATCATTACAAAGTGATGGTCGGCGACCGTAAATACGTTGTCCGTGTCTACCAGTTAGGCGACCACCTGCGCCGTCAGGAATCGGATTATGAATATGAACTGGACTGGCTGAACTTCCTGAGAGAAGAAGGACTGCCAGTGTCTTACCCGATTCGGCGGCGAGACGGCCGTTTCCTGGGCAGCCTCAACGCCCCCGAAGGCCAGCGCTACTACGCCCTTTTCAGCTTTGCCCCCGGCGCGCCGATGAAGATGGACAACGAAGAACAGCTCTTTACTTTAGGCGCCCATATGGCAAAAATCCATGTTGTCTCCAATAAATACCACTCGCCTTACGAACGGCAGAAAATGGACCTGGACTTCCTGGTAGATCGTCCCATCGCCCGCATCAAACGCGCCTGGGACAACAACCAAGACCAGGCGGATGATCTCGATTTGCTCATCACTTCCGCTGAAGAAGCGCGGCAAGAAATTGTGGACATCATCAACAATCCCGAACACACAGCCGATGGCTGGGGGCCAATTGGCGGTGATTTCCACAGCACCAACACCTTCTTCACCGACGATATGTCGCCCACGTTCTTTAACTTCGACCTGTGCGGCCCTGGCTGGCGCGCCTACGACATCGCCGCCTTCTTGCAAAACACCGACCTGATCAACATCTCCGAGAGCCTGACGGATGCTTTTTTTGGCGGGTATTATTCGCAACGGCCGTTATCCAACAACGAACACGCCGCCATCTCACCCCTGCTCACCATCCGCCGTGTCTGGCTCATCGGCACCTTCGCCCGCAACGACGTGCCCGTGGGCTACTCGTTCATCGCCCCGGCGTAA
- a CDS encoding enoyl-CoA hydratase/isomerase family protein translates to MYETLEITQTGSVAFVNLNRPEARNAMNRQMVQDLFDYFASIREDRAVRVVVIGANGRIFCAGGDIKEMQAGFTEDEATQVAYVGVFDEMLMAVATAPQVTIAKIHGSVLGGGVGLICVTDIAIAVADASLGLPEVRLGLVPAVISPYVVARVGLARARQLMLTGARLSGVEAAAVGLVTTAVQPDTLDEAVREQVNAVLQASPQALAACKALLFTVSEKPPAETAVARVQLLHHLRTSPEGQEGMLAFMKKRPSNWVERIEE, encoded by the coding sequence ATGTACGAAACCCTGGAAATTACGCAAACAGGCAGTGTGGCCTTTGTGAACTTAAATCGGCCGGAGGCGCGGAATGCGATGAACCGGCAGATGGTGCAGGATTTATTCGATTATTTCGCGTCTATCCGTGAGGATCGGGCGGTGCGGGTGGTGGTGATTGGGGCCAACGGCCGTATCTTTTGCGCCGGTGGTGACATCAAAGAGATGCAGGCCGGCTTCACCGAGGATGAGGCGACGCAGGTGGCCTACGTGGGGGTATTTGATGAGATGCTTATGGCCGTTGCCACCGCCCCGCAAGTCACCATCGCCAAAATCCACGGCAGCGTGCTGGGTGGCGGCGTCGGTCTCATCTGCGTCACCGACATCGCCATTGCCGTCGCCGACGCCAGCCTGGGGCTGCCCGAAGTGCGCCTGGGACTCGTCCCGGCCGTCATTTCGCCCTATGTGGTGGCGCGGGTGGGGTTGGCGCGGGCGCGCCAGCTTATGCTCACCGGCGCGCGCCTGAGTGGCGTTGAAGCCGCCGCCGTTGGCCTCGTGACGACGGCCGTGCAACCTGATACACTAGACGAAGCCGTGCGGGAACAGGTCAACGCGGTCCTCCAGGCATCACCGCAAGCCCTGGCTGCCTGCAAAGCGCTGCTCTTTACCGTTAGCGAAAAACCCCCGGCGGAAACGGCCGTCGCCCGCGTCCAACTGCTCCACCACCTGCGCACCAGCCCGGAAGGACAGGAAGGGATGCTGGCTTTTATGAAGAAACGGCCGTCGAACTGGGTGGAGAGAATTGAGGAATAG
- a CDS encoding acyl-CoA dehydrogenase family protein, whose protein sequence is MYFNAEHDAFRQMVRKFVETEINPHIEEWETAGIFPAHELFKKMGSLGLLGLTYPEEYGGGEVDYWYQTILLEEIGRADAAGPPLGIAVHTDMATPALAENGSDALKREFLAPAIAGDLVSAVAISEPGAGSDVAAIKTWARRDGGDYLINGSKMWITNGTQADFLCLLARTSDERGFRGMSLFIVPTALPGFSVSKKLDKLGHRSSDTGILAFDDVRVPEAYRIGPEGMGFILQMRQFQRERLAGSLMGVSGMEKMIRQTIAYCRERETFGQPLIDNQYIHFRIAELLTEVEALRQLAYHCVRLYIAGEDVTKEVSMAKLKGGRLSREVADSCLQFHGGMGYVEEYPMARYFRDARLMSIGGGADEIMLGIIAKYEDMLPRRKKSS, encoded by the coding sequence ATTTATTTTAACGCCGAACACGATGCGTTCCGCCAGATGGTGCGCAAATTTGTCGAGACCGAAATCAACCCCCACATCGAAGAATGGGAAACGGCCGGTATCTTCCCTGCCCACGAGTTGTTCAAAAAAATGGGCAGTCTGGGACTGCTCGGCCTCACCTATCCAGAAGAATATGGCGGCGGCGAGGTGGATTACTGGTATCAAACGATCCTCTTGGAGGAAATTGGCCGAGCCGATGCCGCCGGGCCGCCGTTGGGCATTGCGGTACATACCGACATGGCCACCCCCGCCCTGGCCGAGAATGGCTCCGACGCCTTAAAGCGCGAATTTTTGGCTCCGGCCATCGCTGGCGATCTGGTTTCAGCGGTAGCCATCAGCGAACCAGGCGCCGGTTCCGACGTCGCGGCCATCAAAACCTGGGCGCGGCGCGATGGCGGCGATTACCTGATCAACGGCTCCAAAATGTGGATCACCAACGGTACGCAGGCCGATTTTCTCTGCCTGCTGGCCCGTACCAGCGACGAGAGAGGCTTTCGCGGCATGTCGCTCTTTATCGTGCCTACCGCTTTGCCCGGCTTCAGCGTCAGCAAGAAGCTGGATAAATTAGGCCACCGCAGCAGCGACACCGGCATTCTGGCCTTCGACGACGTGCGTGTGCCGGAAGCGTATCGGATTGGGCCGGAAGGCATGGGCTTTATCTTACAAATGCGCCAGTTCCAGCGCGAACGGCTGGCGGGGTCGCTCATGGGCGTCAGCGGCATGGAAAAGATGATCCGCCAGACCATCGCCTACTGCCGCGAGCGGGAAACGTTCGGCCAGCCGCTCATTGACAACCAGTACATCCACTTCCGCATCGCCGAATTGCTGACAGAAGTCGAGGCGCTGCGCCAGCTTGCCTACCACTGCGTGCGCCTCTACATCGCCGGGGAAGACGTGACCAAAGAGGTCTCGATGGCAAAACTGAAAGGCGGCCGTCTCTCCCGCGAGGTGGCCGATAGCTGCCTGCAATTCCACGGCGGCATGGGCTACGTGGAAGAATACCCGATGGCCCGCTACTTCCGCGACGCCCGCCTCATGTCCATCGGCGGCGGCGCAGACGAAATCATGCTGGGCATCATCGCCAAGTATGAGGATATGTTGCCGCGCCGTAAGAAGAGCAGTTGA
- the mscL gene encoding large-conductance mechanosensitive channel protein MscL, translating to MLKEFKTFISKGNVIDLAVAVILGGAFGAIVKSLVDDLIMPLIGILLGGVNFSALTIQVGDAVLTYGNFIQAIINFLVIAFALFLIIRAANKAKKKEEAAPAAPPAPSAEEKLLAEIRDLLKEKK from the coding sequence ATGTTAAAAGAATTCAAGACATTTATTAGCAAAGGCAACGTGATTGACCTGGCCGTGGCCGTCATTTTGGGCGGCGCATTTGGCGCCATCGTCAAATCATTGGTAGACGACCTGATTATGCCGCTCATCGGCATTCTGTTAGGTGGCGTCAACTTCTCGGCTCTCACCATTCAAGTTGGCGATGCCGTGCTCACCTATGGCAACTTCATCCAGGCCATCATCAACTTCCTGGTCATCGCTTTCGCCCTTTTCCTCATCATCCGCGCCGCCAACAAAGCCAAAAAGAAAGAAGAAGCCGCCCCCGCCGCCCCACCGGCCCCCTCCGCCGAAGAAAAACTGTTGGCCGAAATCCGCGATTTACTGAAAGAAAAGAAGTAG
- a CDS encoding TIGR03617 family F420-dependent LLM class oxidoreductase yields the protein MKFDVTLLSFELSQMAAYTQAAESLGFDGFWLAETKGDPFLGLTLAAEHSQQMSLGTAIAVAFPRSPATTAYIAWDLARFSNGRFILGLGSQVKAHNVLRYGVKWEKPIKKMRETIRAIRTLWDCWQNDKPLDYVGEFFKLQLMTPFFNPGPIAHPNIPIYVSAVNEQMLQLAGEECDGVHLHALHSVRYIEEFALPHIEAGLTKRGKGREEFGVVTAVFAIPTDDPTYAAWAAAYARQQISFYLSTPAYRVVADLHGWQDVATQLSQMARSNQWAAMPTLINDDILDTLAVTGTWAELPGVIRRKYGNLLDRVGYYLPFTPGENDAGWQATIAGFKK from the coding sequence TTGAAATTCGACGTCACCTTACTGTCATTTGAGTTGAGCCAGATGGCGGCCTACACGCAAGCGGCCGAATCGTTGGGCTTCGACGGCTTCTGGCTGGCCGAAACCAAAGGCGATCCCTTCCTGGGTCTGACATTGGCCGCCGAACATTCGCAGCAGATGAGCCTGGGTACGGCCATTGCGGTGGCCTTCCCGCGCAGTCCAGCGACAACGGCTTATATCGCCTGGGATCTGGCGCGGTTTAGTAACGGCCGTTTCATCCTCGGCCTCGGTTCGCAAGTGAAGGCCCACAACGTGCTGCGCTATGGCGTGAAGTGGGAAAAGCCCATCAAGAAGATGCGCGAAACCATTCGCGCCATTCGCACCCTCTGGGACTGCTGGCAAAACGACAAACCGCTGGACTACGTGGGCGAGTTCTTCAAATTGCAGCTCATGACGCCCTTTTTCAACCCTGGCCCCATCGCCCACCCGAACATTCCCATCTACGTCTCGGCCGTTAACGAACAAATGCTGCAACTGGCCGGGGAAGAGTGTGATGGGGTGCATCTGCACGCCTTACACAGCGTGCGTTACATTGAAGAATTTGCCCTGCCGCACATTGAAGCGGGCCTGACGAAACGGGGGAAAGGGCGAGAGGAATTTGGGGTGGTAACGGCCGTGTTCGCCATCCCCACCGACGATCCCACCTACGCCGCCTGGGCCGCAGCCTACGCCAGACAGCAAATCTCCTTTTACCTCAGCACGCCCGCCTACCGCGTCGTCGCCGACCTGCACGGCTGGCAAGACGTAGCCACCCAACTCAGCCAGATGGCCCGCAGCAATCAGTGGGCCGCCATGCCCACCCTCATCAACGACGACATCCTGGACACCCTGGCCGTCACCGGAACCTGGGCGGAACTGCCCGGCGTCATCCGGCGCAAATACGGCAATCTACTCGACCGCGTCGGCTACTACCTGCCCTTCACCCCCGGCGAAAACGACGCCGGCTGGCAGGCCACCATCGCCGGCTTCAAAAAATAG
- a CDS encoding pentapeptide repeat-containing protein codes for MNDHRPTLTDAAAAEYTDETFSGFHYEGQEICGKTFVSCRFRDGVFREVVFRECVFDDCAFERCDLSLAKVPNTSFAGTHFAACKLVGIDWTLARWAKFGLKRPFSFHACTLSYSFFSGLKLPQLRMTECIVRGA; via the coding sequence ATGAATGATCATCGTCCAACACTAACAGACGCGGCGGCTGCCGAGTACACCGACGAAACCTTTAGCGGGTTCCATTATGAGGGCCAGGAAATTTGCGGCAAAACGTTTGTGTCTTGCCGTTTTCGTGATGGCGTGTTCCGTGAAGTGGTTTTCCGTGAGTGTGTTTTTGACGATTGTGCCTTTGAACGGTGCGACTTGAGCCTGGCGAAAGTACCGAACACGAGCTTTGCCGGGACGCACTTTGCCGCGTGTAAGCTGGTGGGCATTGATTGGACGCTGGCGCGGTGGGCGAAATTTGGTCTGAAACGGCCGTTCTCCTTCCACGCCTGTACGCTCAGCTACAGCTTCTTCAGCGGCCTCAAACTGCCGCAACTGCGCATGACCGAGTGCATCGTTAGGGGCGCATAA
- a CDS encoding ISKra4 family transposase — protein MRRIACLTAIFVPFETAAMLLKELSQVIVTPQSIWEWVQVTGEEMMNHLVAELAALKLGNEPEAEALSATLAAETLLMGADGVMVPFRPQAKTAAGKTVWREIKVAIFARLGKHITRAGQTMSRLHHHRVTAVLGDVDDLSERMWLEARKQDIKGAPRVVWLSDGGRGFWRLFAERFSASATGVLDFYHATQNLWSGVKVWLDGRTSQAKTWFHQARHRLRHGQQDAVLADIQAALAVPGLPESAQQALTKLYNYLDKHREHIQYDKLKQAGLPIGSGLVESTCKWLIQQRFKGVGMRWSEDGFNHLLHLRLYWVNGRFDAFFPSALASPKS, from the coding sequence TTGCGGCGGATAGCTTGCTTGACAGCCATTTTTGTGCCCTTTGAAACCGCAGCCATGTTGTTAAAAGAATTGAGCCAGGTCATCGTCACGCCGCAAAGTATCTGGGAGTGGGTTCAGGTGACTGGAGAAGAGATGATGAACCATTTGGTGGCCGAGTTAGCGGCGTTGAAACTGGGGAATGAGCCAGAGGCGGAAGCGTTGAGCGCGACCCTTGCCGCGGAAACTCTCCTGATGGGCGCTGACGGGGTGATGGTTCCCTTTCGCCCCCAAGCCAAGACAGCGGCGGGCAAAACAGTATGGCGCGAAATCAAGGTCGCCATCTTTGCCCGTTTAGGCAAGCATATCACCCGCGCGGGCCAGACGATGAGCCGCTTGCATCACCACCGCGTGACGGCTGTTTTGGGTGATGTGGACGACTTATCCGAGCGGATGTGGCTGGAAGCGCGCAAACAAGACATCAAGGGAGCGCCCCGCGTTGTCTGGTTAAGCGATGGCGGGCGGGGCTTTTGGCGTTTGTTTGCCGAACGCTTTAGCGCCTCGGCCACTGGGGTTTTAGATTTCTACCACGCAACCCAAAATCTTTGGTCCGGGGTCAAGGTGTGGCTGGATGGCCGCACAAGTCAGGCCAAAACGTGGTTCCATCAGGCCCGCCACCGCTTGCGACATGGTCAGCAAGACGCGGTTTTGGCCGATATTCAGGCAGCTCTCGCCGTACCCGGTTTGCCAGAATCCGCGCAACAAGCCTTGACCAAACTGTACAATTATCTCGATAAACACCGGGAGCACATCCAGTACGACAAATTAAAGCAGGCTGGATTACCCATTGGCAGCGGCCTGGTTGAAAGTACCTGCAAGTGGTTGATTCAGCAACGATTCAAGGGTGTCGGCATGCGCTGGAGCGAAGACGGCTTCAACCATTTGCTTCATTTGCGTTTGTATTGGGTTAACGGCCGTTTTGATGCTTTTTTCCCTTCTGCTTTGGCCTCCCCCAAGTCGTAG
- a CDS encoding pentapeptide repeat-containing protein produces the protein MRPIVREADFTDVDLTGAVFTGADLSGSRFVNCDLTQADFNDATHYAIDVKQNWLKKTKFSLPEAVALLKGLDIVLRE, from the coding sequence ATGCGCCCCATCGTTAGAGAAGCGGACTTCACCGACGTTGACCTGACCGGCGCGGTCTTTACCGGCGCGGATTTAAGCGGCAGCCGCTTTGTGAACTGCGACCTGACGCAGGCCGATTTTAACGACGCGACTCATTACGCCATAGACGTGAAGCAAAACTGGTTGAAGAAGACGAAGTTCTCTTTGCCGGAGGCGGTGGCCTTGCTGAAGGGATTGGATATTGTGCTGCGGGAGTAA
- a CDS encoding BrnT family toxin — MRITGLIWLKAIIEKLDWKHNIQPEEVEEVFKNTPEYRYLERGKVDGENVYSAYGQTDSGRYVTVIFIRKAGWKALIISARDMDKKERKQYGR, encoded by the coding sequence ATAAGAATAACGGGGCTTATCTGGCTGAAAGCCATTATTGAGAAACTCGACTGGAAGCACAATATACAGCCCGAAGAAGTTGAAGAGGTTTTCAAAAACACGCCAGAATATCGTTATTTGGAGCGTGGCAAGGTTGATGGAGAAAACGTGTATTCTGCCTATGGTCAAACAGATTCAGGACGATATGTGACAGTGATCTTTATACGGAAAGCAGGGTGGAAGGCACTGATTATTAGCGCTCGTGATATGGATAAGAAGGAACGCAAACAGTATGGCCGATAA